A region from the Phyllopteryx taeniolatus isolate TA_2022b unplaced genomic scaffold, UOR_Ptae_1.2 contig_24, whole genome shotgun sequence genome encodes:
- the LOC133473347 gene encoding alpha-2Db adrenergic receptor-like — MDSDVLLPVMATVPATSFLENISKASCSSSRSAPLPPHSKAASMLIMLIVTVIILVTVVGNVLVVVAVFTSRALRAPQNLFLVSLASADILVATLVIPFSLANEVMGYWYFGSTWCSFYLALDVLFCTSSIVHLCAISLDRYWSVTNAIRYNRKRTPQRIKVMISVVWLISIVISSPPLLMMHTEQSCDLMDENKDPQRQECLLNNQTWYILSSCLVSFFAPGVIMILVYCKIYRVAKQRATVFVAKNVLEPQPSQSETCFGGAHRTTQGGKAKCRKSQHELDNPTTEKRHSSSNIESNSSSHKRGELDSINLEERTREDDIKTSSSFSASLRFSRRAGGKGKTGARKGTEGPASRLKPSPPSCASISWVSSDHCCHHFLLPSPVTLRSRQMSLSKNKVAQMREKRFTFVLAVVMGVFVLCWFPFFFTYSLQALCREKCTIPDALFNLFFWIGYCNSCLNPIIYTIFNRDFRRSFKKIIFQTHTRT, encoded by the exons ATGGACTCAGATGTGCTCTTACCTGTAATGGCCACTGTCCCCGCAACTTCTTTTTTGGAGAATATTAGCAAGGCGTCCTGTTCCTCGTCAAGGTCTGCTCCTCTCCCTCCGCACTCCAAGGCGGCATCCATGCTCATCATGCTGATTGTCACGGTCATCATCCTCGTGACGGTTGTGGGGAATGTGCTAGTTGTGGTGGCTGTGTTTACCAGCCGTGCCTTGCGGGCACCTCAAAATCTTTTTCTGGTGTCTCTGGCTTCAGCGGACATACTGGTGGCGACGCTGGTCATCCCCTTCTCCTTGGCCAATGAG gtGATGGGCTACTGGTATTTTGGTTCCACCTGGTGCTCCTTCTATTTGGCTctggatgttttattttgcacttcatccATTGTCCATCTTTGCGCCATCAGCCTCGACCGCTACTGGTCTGTCACAAATGCCATTAGATACAACCGCAAACGGACACCCCAACGGATTAAAGTGATGATCAGTGTTGTGTGGCTGATATCTATTGTCATCTCGTCACCACCTCTTCTCATGATGCACACAGAGCAGAGTTGCGACTTAATGGATGAGAACAAAGACCCCCAGAGGCAGGAGTGTCTACTCAACAACCAGACGTGGTACATCCTCTCTTCCTGCCTTGTGTCCTTCTTTGCACCAGGAGTCATCATGATACTAGTCTACTGTAAGATATACCGTGTTGCCAAACAACGAGCCACCGTGTTTGTGGCTAAGAATGTGTTGGAGCCGCAGCCATCCCAATCTGAGACCTGCTTCGGTGGTGCCCATAGGACCACCCAAGGCGGTAAAGCTAAGTGCAGAAAATCCCAGCACGAGCTGGATAACCCAACAACTGAGAAAAGACACAGCTCTTCCAACATAgagagcaacagcagcagccacAAGAGAGGAGAGTTGGACAGTATTAACTTAGAGGAGAGGACCCGGGAAGATGACATCAAAACATCGTCCTCGTTTTCTGCTTCACTCCGCTTCTCCAGGAGAGCTGGTGGGAAGGGGAAAACAGGGGCGAGAAAGGGCACTGAGGGACCAGCAAGCAGATTGAAGCCTTCGCCTCCATCTTGTGCTTCCATTTCGTGGGTTTCATCCGATCACTGCTGCCATCATTTCCTCCTCCCTTCTCCTGTGACGCTCCGAAGCAGACAGATGTCTTTGTCCAAAAACAAAGTGGCACAAATGAGGGAGAAGCGATTCACGTTTGTTCTGGCAGTGGTGATGGGAGTGTTTGTCCTCTGCTGGTTCccattcttctttacttacagtcTCCAAGCACTCTGTAGAGAGAAATGCACAATTCCTGATGCTCTCTTCAACCTCTTTTTCTGGATTGGCTACTGCAACAGTTGCCTGAACCCAATCATTTACACTATTTTTAACCGAGACTTCAGGAGGTCCTTTAAAAAGATTATATTCCAGACTCATACACGAACGTAA